The following nucleotide sequence is from Pseudomonas sessilinigenes.
TCGAGAGCCACCGATCCGGGCGGTGGGGGCGGCGGCGGTGGAGGGGGGCCGTAATGGTGGAACCAGAAGAATGCCAGTAGATGGGCGAGGACAATTGCCACCAGCAAGACGCCGAACAGCCGGCCGAACAGCGTATCGACGCGTCCACGCATCAGCCGATGTCCCGGGCGTCGAACAGGTAGCCCTCGCCACGTACGGTCTTGATCAATTGCGGTGATTTGGGGTCATCGCCGAGCTTTTGCCGCAGGCGCGACACCAGCAGGTCGATGCTGCGGTCGAAGGCTTCGATGGAGCGCCCACGGGCGGCATCCAGCAACTGCTCGCGGCTCAGGACCCGGCGTGGGCGTTCAAGGAAGACCCAGAGCAGGCGGAACTCGGCGTTGGACAGTGGTACGACCAGGCCGTCGGCGGAAATCAGTTGGCGCAGGACACTGTTCAGGCGCCAGTTGTCGAAGCGCACGTTGGCCCGCTGTTCGCTGCGATCGTCGCGCACCCGGCGCAGGATGGTCTGGATTCGCGCCACCAGTTCCCGGGGCTCGAAGGGCTTGGCCATGTAGTCGTCGGCGCCCAGTTCCAGGCCGATGATGCGGTCGGTAGGCTCGCACCGCGCGGTGAGCATGAGGATCGGGATCTCCGATTCGGTGCGTAACCAACGGCACAGGGACAGGCCGTCTTCGCCGGGCAGCATGAGGTCGAGAACCACCACGTCGAAATGTTCGGTTTGCAGGGCCTGGCGCATCGCGGCCCCATCGGTGACGCCGCTGGCGTGGATGTTGAAGCGCGCCAGGTAACCGATCAGCAGCTCACGGATCGGCAGGTCGTCGTCGACGATCAGCGCCCGGGTGTTCCAGCGCTTGTCGTCGCCATTGGCCGGGGCTTTGGAGTCGTCGTTGAGAGGGGCTGGAGTGTTATGCATGGGTAGGGTCATCTGCCAGGTAGGCTGCCGGCCACCA
It contains:
- a CDS encoding response regulator encodes the protein MHNTPAPLNDDSKAPANGDDKRWNTRALIVDDDLPIRELLIGYLARFNIHASGVTDGAAMRQALQTEHFDVVVLDLMLPGEDGLSLCRWLRTESEIPILMLTARCEPTDRIIGLELGADDYMAKPFEPRELVARIQTILRRVRDDRSEQRANVRFDNWRLNSVLRQLISADGLVVPLSNAEFRLLWVFLERPRRVLSREQLLDAARGRSIEAFDRSIDLLVSRLRQKLGDDPKSPQLIKTVRGEGYLFDARDIG